The following proteins come from a genomic window of Macadamia integrifolia cultivar HAES 741 unplaced genomic scaffold, SCU_Mint_v3 scaffold558, whole genome shotgun sequence:
- the LOC122069217 gene encoding putative 4-hydroxy-4-methyl-2-oxoglutarate aldolase 2, whose amino-acid sequence MAATAEVCDANQQLIVSGELRALQPVFQIYGRRQVFSGPIVTLKVFEDNVLVREFLEEKGYGRVLVVDGGGSMRCAILGGNPVQQAQNNGWAGIVVNGCIRDVDEINGCDIGVRALGSHPMKANKKGIGEKHFPITIAGTRICDGEWLYADTDGILVSRTELSV is encoded by the coding sequence ATGGCTGCAACAGCTGAAGTCTGTGATGCAAACCAACAGCTAATTGTTAGTGGTGAGCTCCGAGCACTCCAACCAGTTTTCCAAATATATGGCAGGCGTCAAGTATTTTCTGGTCCAATAGTAACTCTCAAGGTCTTTGAGGACAATGTTTTGGTCCGTGAGTTTCTTGAGGAGAAAGGCTATGGTAGAGTTCTAGTTGTAGATGGTGGTGGGAGCATGCGTTGTGCGATTTTGGGAGGAAACCCTGTCCAACAAGCTCAGAACAATGGATGGGCCGGTATTGTGGTGAATGGATGTATAAGAGATGTTGATGAGATAAATGGATGTGATATTGGAGTGAGAGCACTGGGTTCACATCCTATGAAAGCCAATAAGAAGGGCATTGGAGAGAAACACTTCCCCATTACCATTGCTGGGACTCGAATTTGTGATGGTGAATGGCTCTATGCAGACACTGATGGCATCCTGGTTTCTCGAACGGAGTTGTCAGTCTAA